GCGTTGAAGATACGTTTGATACCGGTTTGACCCTTGAAAGGCGACATAGGTAGGCAACTGAGCAAAAAAGATGGGAGGAAGCTAGAGCACGCCTGGTCAAAAAAGCGTGAATCGAGCCACCCTACGAGTGGGAAATTGACTCAAGTTGTTGCAACAGCAGCGCCGCCTGGGTCCGGGTGCGCACACCCAGCTTGCGGAAAATCGCGGTGACGTGCGCCTTGATAGTGGCTTCGGACACGCTCAATTCATAGGCGATCTGCTTGTTCAGCAAGCCTTCGCAGACCATGGTCAACACACGGAACTGCTGGGGCGTAAGGCTGGCGAGCCCTTCCTGGGCAGCCTTGGCTTCGGCGGACACGTTGATTTCTTCGAAGGCCTGGGGCGGCCACGAGACGTCACCGTCCAACACCGTACGCACCGCTGTTTGAATCTGCTCCATGGAACTGGATTTGGGGATAAAACCACTGGCCCCGAACTCCCGGGAACGCACTACGATATCGGCCTCTTCCTGGGCCGACACCATCACCACCGGAATCTGCGGATATTGCCCGCGCAACAGCACCAGGCCGGAAAACCCGTAGGCACCAGGCATGTTCAGGTCCAACAGCACCAGATCCCAATCGGTCTTGTCAGTCAGGCGGGCTTCCAGTTCCGCGATGCTGCCCACTTCCACCAGGCGTACATCCGGGCCCAGGCCCAGTGTGACCGCCTGGTGCAGCGCGCTGCGAAAAAGTGGGTGGTCATCGGCAATCAGGATTTCGTATGTGGCCATTTATTAAATGATCCTGTTTTTTATGGGAGCACCGATGGGTTCGGTGCTCACCAACGTACGAGGTGCCAGCCAGCGGCTGTCACGAACAGTTACGCTTGATGGCATTTTAGCCGGCTCAGGCGTTGCAGTGCCATCATGCAAAGGTCATCTGGCCCCAATGCCTACAGATAAGGGGCAAGACGCGTGTGGACGCTGTCCGTCGGGTCCAGGGCCAACTGGAACTTGGCCGCCAGGTAATGGGTACTGAACACATCCAGGTAGGCATCCAGCACTTCGCTGGCCTGTTGGTCCTCGGCCAGCTCCAGGCACAAGGCCGCCACTTCGGCTGTGCAGAAATGGTCATCGCGTTTGGAACGGCGCAACTTGTAGCGCGATAGCTGCTCCGGTTCCAGGCTCAGTACCGGCAGATGCTCCAGATACGGGCTCTTGCGGAACATCTTTCGCGCTTCGCTCCAGGTGCCGTCCAGCAGGATGAACAGCGGGCGCTTGCCATCCGCCACCTTGACCTCGTTGACCACCCGCTGTGGCGCTACAAACTCGCCGGGAAAGACGATGTAGGGTTGCCATTGCGGGTCGGCCAACAGCGCCAGCAGCTCAGGCTCAACGGCGGTGCGCGCCCAGGGGAAAGCGCTTGTATCGTCGATGACATCGGCGATCAGCCAACCGGTATTACTGGGTTTCATCGGTTCCACGTCATGCATCAACAGACACATGGCCGACTTGGCCGCGACCTTGGGGCGCCAGGCACACAGACAATATTCGGGGATGACCCGGCACCTGGGGCAACGTTCGGCACGCGAGCCACGGGCAACAAAGGGGCTCACGGCACGGGCCAGGCGCTGGGTACGCAGACGGAACACCGCGTGGCTCATAGCGGGTGCCGTTGTGAAGCGATGAAAGTCGACACGGAGAAAACTCGGGGGCAGCAAAAGTGCCGGCAGTTTAGCAGAGCCGCCCAGCCAATACGCCTGGCCGTCGCAGCTAGAGGTCACCTATAATCCTGCGCCACTGAACGCACTGCGCAGTGACGGGTCTATGGACCAGTAACCGAATCAGGAGAGTTTCATGCTGCGTCTTATGTTGCGTCTTGCCGCCCCCACAGTTGCCCTGGCGCTGGTATTGCCCTTGGGCGCCCAGGCAGCCTCCCTGGTGGAGCTGCAAATGAACAAGAAGCTGCAAAGCGTCGCAGCGGAAAGCAACAAAGACCTGCCCAGGGAAATTGATGAGCAAACCTTGGAGGTGGCCTACACCGTCGAAGGCATGCATCTGATTGACCACCTGAGCGTGCTGCCCGAACGGGCCGAGCAAATGCGTGCCAACCCCAAGGCTGTGTATTTCCAGCTGGGGCAAAGCGTTTGCCTGAACAAAGGCTATCGCGAGTTGATGGCCAAGGGCGCCGTGATGCGCTACGAAATCACCGAGAACAAGACCAATCGCCCGGTGGCGTCGGTCAAGTTCGTTGAAGCTGATTGCCCGGCCCCAGCCAAGAAGAAAAAGTAAGCCCCTCCCCGAGAACCCTGTGGCGAGGGGTACACCCCTCACCACAATTCCCCCTGCAAAACCCTCGTCAATCCCATTAAGTTATTGCCAGACAAGACTTTAGGGGCTCATGATCGAGTGATCCGATAACATTCCCAGGGTAAAAAAGGTTGCCCTCGCGTGACTTGCAGTGCCAAGGTTTTTAATCACAAGGAACATACAGAGCCTGTTTCGTCGCCGCCAGTAGCCTGCAATAAGACGCCGGGGCTCTGTAACGAAGGAGAAGCTGAATGCCTGATCAACCGAATGACCTCCTGACCCGTCATTTTCCAGAAAACGGGGCCGACCTCACGCAACAGGTCGAAGCGCAACTTAACCTGATTGCCCCCAGCAGCCCGAATATTCCTCTTTATCGCGACATGATCCTCACCGTGCTGCGCATGGCCCAGGACGACCGTGACCGCTGGAACGCGAAGATCACCTTGAAAGCCATTAATGAACTGGACCACGCGTTTCGTGTGCTCGAACAGTTCAAGGGCCGCCGCAAGGTCACCGTCTTCGGCTCGGCCCGTACCCCTGTCGAAAGCCCGCTCTATGCCCTGGCCCGGGAAGTGGGCGCGGCCCTGGCCCGCTCAGACCTGATGGTCATCACCGGCGGCGGTGGCGGCATCATGGCTGCCGCCCACGAAGGCGCTGGCCTGGCGCACAGCCTGGGGTTCAATATCACCCTGCCCTTTGAACAGCATGCCAACCCGACCATTGATGGCACGGACAACCTGCTGTCATTCCATTTCTTCTTTACCCGCAAACTGTTTTTCGTCAAGGAAGCCGATGGGTTGGTGCTATGCCCGGGTGGCTTCGGCACCCTGGATGAAGCGCTGGAAGTCCTGACCCTGATCCAGACCGGCAAAAGCCCACTGGTTCCCGTGGTTCTGCTGGACGAGCCCGGTGGTGGATTCTGGCAAGGTGCCCTGGACTTTATTCGCAGCCAGTTGGAAGCCAATCGCTACATCCTGCCTACCGATCTCAAGTTGGTACGCCTGGTGCACAGCGCGGAAGAGGCCGTGAATGAAATCAACCAGTTCTATGCCAACTTCCATTCCACCCGCTGGCTGAAGCGCCAGTTTGTGGTACGCATGAATCACCCGCTTAGTGAGCGCGCATTGGCGCATATACAGACCGAATTCGCTGACCTGCGCCTGAGTGATGACTTCCAGCAATCGGCCTATGGAGGTGAAGAGCACGATGAGGCACGCTTCAGCCACCTGACGCGGTTGGTGTTCAACTTCACCGGGAGGAACCAGGGGCGGTTGCGGGAGTTGGTGGATTACATCAACTTGCCGGAAAACTGGGCGCAGGCCCAGGGTAAAACACAGCAACGGCTGACGCCGGAGCCCGCGTGATGCCGTAAAATGCAAAAAAGGCCCGCTATTTTCATAGCGGGCCTTTTTGTATAACGCAAAATCCTTGTAGGCGCTGGCTTGCCAGCGATAGCGGTCTGTCAGTCATTGTATTGATACCTGGACCACCGCTATCGCCGGCAAGCCGGCTCCTACAAGGGTGCCTTCAGTCGTCCAGATCGCGACCGCTCAACAAGCGGCTGATCATCTCCATCGAAAATCCGCGATAGCTCAAAAAACGCCCTTGCTTGGCACGCTCACGAGCATCAATCGGCAAATGGCCGGCAAACTTACGACGCCAGGTGTCTTCCAGTTGCGTTTGCCAACTGATGCCGCACTCACGCAGCGCCAGATCGATATCGGCGCGTTGCAAGCCTCTCTGGCTCAGCTCTTCGCGAATCCGCGCCGGACCGTAGCCCGAACGTGCCCGGTAGGAAACAAAACTTTCGAGATAACGCGCTTCTGAAAGCAGCCCCTCTTCCGTCAAGCGATCGAGGGCTGTTTCAATCATTTCGGGAGGGGCGCCACGCTGACGCAGTTTACGCGTCAGCTCGACACGACCATGCTCGCGTCGTGCGAGCAGGTCCATTGCCGTACGCCGTACGGCAACCAGCGTATCGAGTACAACGGTCATCGTTGGGCTCAGATATCAGCGTCGGCTTCTGCCATATCGTCAACAGGTTCGCGGTTGGCAGCGGCCTTGACGTCTGGCGCTGGGGTCAGCAGCTTGTCGCGGATCTGCTTCTCAAGGGTCGCCGCAATATCGGGGTTGTCCTGCAGGAACTTGGCCGAGTTGGCCTTGCCCTGACCGATTTTGCTGCCGTTGTAGGCATACCAGGCACCGGACTTCTCGACGAAACCGTGCAGCACGCCCAGGTCGATCATCTCGCCGTTCAGGTAGATCCCCTTACCGTAGAGAATCTGGAACTCAGCCTGACGGAATGGCGGCGCCACCTTGTTCTTCACAACCTTGACGCGAGTTTCGCTACCGACAACCTCATCACCTTCCTTCACCGCGCCGGTACGGCGGATGTCCAGGCGGACCGAAGCGTAGAACTTCAGCGCGTTACCACCGGTAGTGGTTTCCGGGCTGCCGAACATCACGCCGATCTTCATCCGGATCTGGTTGATGAAGATCACCAGGCAGTTGGCATTCTTGATGTTACCGGTGATTTTACGCAGGGCCTGGGACATCAGACGGGCTTGCAGGCCGACGTGCATGTCGCCCATTTCGCCTTCGATCTCTGCCTTCGGCACCAGGGCCGCCACGGAGTCGACCACGATCACGTCGATGGCGTTGGAGCGCACCAGCATGTCAGTGATTTCCAGGGCTTGTTCGCCGGTGTCCGGTTGCGAAACCAGCAGGTCGTCGACATTGACGCCCAGCTTGCCAGCGTATTCAGGATCCAGGGCGTGCTCGGCATCGACGAACGCGCAGGTGGCGCCCATTTTTTGTGCCTGGGCAATCACCGACAGGGTCAGGGTGGTTTTACCAGAAGACTCTGGACCGTAGATTTCAACGATACGGCCTTTTGGCAAGCCGCCAATGCCGAGCGCGATGTCCAGACCCAGAGAGCCAGTGGAAATAGCCGGGATCGCCTGACGGTCGTGATCGCCCATACGCATTACGGCACCCTTGCCGAATTGACGTTCGATCTGACCCAGGGCCGCAGCCAAGGCTTTCTTCTTGTTGTCGTCCATTAAAGTCCTCACGTAATCAATAAGGCCTGACGGCCAACACCTGTATAAGTAGACAGTATTGTTCCATAAAGATCGGGGATCGCCTACCCCTGATTTTCTATTTCTGCTGCAGCTCGTCGCAACAGCCCCTCTAATGCGGCCTTTACCGTTTGTCGGCGGACCTCGTCGCGGTTGCCAGGGAAGTGCTGGCACTCGGCCGTAACCTCTTCGCCGACACCCCAGGCCAGCCAGACGGTACCCACCGGTTTATCCGGCGAGCCGCCATCGGGACCCGCCACGCCGCTGACCGCCACGGCAAACCGCGCCAGGCTTTTTTCCTGGGCGCCACGGGCCATGGCCTCGACCACTTCACGGCTCACCGCGCCAACCTTGGGGAACAACCCTTGCGGCACATTCAGCTGGCGGGTCTTCTGCCGATTGGAATAGGTCACGTAGCCGGCCTCGAACCAGGCCGAACTTCCGGGAATCCGCGTGATGGCTTCGGCGATACCGCCACCGGTGCAGGACTCGGCGGTGGTGACGTGGGCATTGAGCACCTGCAAACGCCGGCCAAGTTCGGCGGCGAGTTGGGTAATTTCCTTCACGGTCGTCTCCAGGAAAGTGCGGGGGTTTGCCTACCCTACAGGAGCCCATCGGCCACGCAAGCTGCAGACGGCGTCAACAGATTACCGGGCGACGCCCCGAACATATGCCTGGCAGGCCCGCAATGCGATCAATCCGTTATCGCCGGCGTCGGTGATGCCGATAATTCGTTGAGCATGCGCCGGGTCAAGTCGGCCTCGCGGGGCTCCATGAACCACGCTGCGGGTGGCGGTGGTGGCTGGCATTGCGGGGCTGTCGCCGGGGTCGGTGGCGTCGAGTAGGACTGACAAGCGCACATCAGCAGTGGCCAACCGATCACGCAGATAGACCTGGTTACGCTGTGCATCGCTCAACTCCCGTGTGTGCTGTTGGTCGCTGGCGCGCAGTTGTTGCTCCAGGACCTGGCGCTTGCGTTGTTCGGCCTGGTGCTGAACCAGTGCCGCCTGGCTTTGCTGGTTGAGCACCTGTGAATGCCGCGCGGCCTGGCGTTCAAAGGCAAGGCCATGGCGCCAGGCCTGGACCTGCCAACTGGCCGCCGCCGGGATGAGCATCAGCAAGGCAGCAGCCAGCATGCGCCAGCTCAGTTGCATAGCACCGCCCTCGCCTTCGCCCACAATTGCTGGCGATGTTCCAGCCCATTGAGGCCGCCATTGATCCGGCGGGTGATCGCGGTGAATTGGTCCTGATCCGCCAGCTCATTCAAGCCATTGCTGAGCCAGAACCAAGCGGCGGATTCGGCTGCCCATTGCGGTTGCTCCAGCAACTCAGGAAAGTGCAGCAGGCGCTCATCGCCAAACAGCGCCCGGCTACAGGCCAGGTAATTGCGCCGCCCGGTAATCTGGATCAGGCCACGGCCGCGGAACTTCTGGCCGTCTCCGTCGGCTTCGGGGCTGTTACCCAAGCGCGCGGCCAAGGTGCCGGTGTCGTACTTGCTCAGGTATTGCTCGCCACCCAGTTCCCGCACATAGCGCAACTCACTGGACTCGTGGCCGACCTGGGCGATAAAGGCTGCCATACGCTTAGGTGCCGTGATGCGGTGATGGAGCATCGCCGCGTTCAGCGCAGATAGAAAAACGCCCGCTTGGGCGCGGGCGTTGGGCAGGATCTGTTGCAGTTGCGTGAGTGTCATCATCCTTGATCTCCAACGGTCTAAGAGGCCAATCCACGGGCCATGATCGAACTGCGATAGCCTGTCACCGTGTCGCCTGCGTGGGTCACCTTGTCGATCGACCAACTCCCCCTGCATATACCCCGGCCAGGTTTCATCCAGCAGCAGCAACCCTTCGGCAGACAGCAACGGGTTGCCGGGGCAATCGATGGCGATGGTCAACCCTTCCCTCCCGACCCGGCGCAACTCGCCCTCGGCCACGGACCGCGCTTCGGTTTCGCTCTGGCAGCGCTGGCGCAAGGTCTTGAACGGCGCGATCCCTACCTCGACCACGCGCTGGCGAGACGCGGCGGCATCCCACCAACTGACTCGGCAGCCCTGATATTTGGCCCGCGCGTTGTCATCAATCCGGGCGCTGATAAATGCCTGCTCGCCGGGGCGATTATCCTGGGTTACCGATAGCCGCACATCCGGTAGCTGCTGGCCCGACAGCGATTTGACCTGTCCGCTTTCAGCCAGCACATACAGCTCGTTGACCGGTTTGGTCACCGCGTTGTAGCGCCCGGCCAGGCGGGTGATAAAGCCCATGTCGGTCTCGTTGGACTGGTCGATATGCTCAATCGCGATTCCATCCAGTGCCGGCGCTACCCTGGGTGAAAACCCGTGCCGCGTGGCCAGTTGACGAAACAGCGCGCCCAGGGTGGTGGGACCATGGCTGGCGGAACGGCGCTGGCGGTACCCGCTCGGGTCCTGCACGCTGAACGGCGCCGCCGTGGCCACGATCGCCAGGCGCATGGGAAACAGGTAGGGGGTGCGCTGGGTGATCACAAACTCGCCTTTCTCCACCAGCCCCGACTCGCGATACCCCACGCGCAGGCCGATCTTGGCGCCCAGGCTCGGCAGGCCTTCCAGGCCCTCGATATTGATGGTCAGTTCCAGGCGGTCGGATTCGATACCCGCCGCGTCGGTGTGTTTCCACTGCATCAGCCGTGGATTGATCAACGCCGCGTTGGCGCCATAGATTTCCACGACCGGGGTAAATCCCATTGCCATGCTGCCTCCTTAATCCCAGGCCGAAACGGGTGTTGCGACACCCGGTTTCGTGTCCATCTCGGGCACGATCACCCATACGCCCGCCGGCAACACCGGGCCATGCTCGGCAAGCCCGGGGTTCAAGCGCCAGAGGGTTTCTTCGGCCGCGTCATCGCAACGCCCCAGCTCGCGGTAAAGCAGCAGGTTGACCGAATCACCGGCAATACTTCGCACTCTACGCATTGACGAACTCCTCCAGCACCAGCGACCAACTGATCACCATGGCGGTGCCGTCATCGATCACATTGGCCTGGTTTTCGATGACTGCCGTGATGCGCCACAGGCCCCAGTTGCGGCCGATACCATCGACCAGCGGCAGCGGCGCCCGTGCATCCTGCAAGGCGCGCAACTGGTCGAGGCGCTGCATGCCAACGGCCGCCGTGGCGGCACCGGCGAAGGTCAGTTTTTCCAGCTTCTGGCCGTTCTGTCGCGACTGGGGCTTGCTGGCAATAATCTCCAGGTCGCCCCAGCCGCCATCACTGCTGCGCTGGAGCGTGGAATAGGCGAACCCTCGGGACAGCCCGAAAATAAAGTCGCCCAGCACCATCTGCTGTCGCATTAATCACCTCCATCGGTCAGTGCCGCGTTGCGCCGAACCGCCAAAGAGTCGGTGAGCATCGGCACGCATTGGTTTTGCAGGGATTGCAGAACCCGGTCGACCACCTGCTGAGCGTCTGCGGGGTTGACGCCGGTGATCTGGATGCTCGGTGCCAGGGTGACCTGGACGTTGTCCGAGCGGGCGCTGTTGAGCTCTTTGCTCACTGCATCGGGCGATGGCAGGCGGTCACTGGGGCCGAACAATTTTTCACCGAGCCAACTACCGCCCTCGCCGCCCAACAGGCCGCCGATAACGCCGCCCACCGCAGTGCCCACGCCAGGGAATACCAGGGTGCCAAGGGCCGCTCCGGCAGACGCGCCGGCCCATGCGGCACCGGCGGTACCGAGGCCGCTGCCGACGGCTCGCATGTTGCCGCTGCGCACGCCCCGGACGACGTTGATGACGGCATCGGCGGAGCGCAATGGCGTCAACCTGCGCACGCCGATGGACCCCAGCCGGCTCAG
The Pseudomonas hygromyciniae genome window above contains:
- the erdR gene encoding response regulator transcription factor ErdR, encoding MATYEILIADDHPLFRSALHQAVTLGLGPDVRLVEVGSIAELEARLTDKTDWDLVLLDLNMPGAYGFSGLVLLRGQYPQIPVVMVSAQEEADIVVRSREFGASGFIPKSSSMEQIQTAVRTVLDGDVSWPPQAFEEINVSAEAKAAQEGLASLTPQQFRVLTMVCEGLLNKQIAYELSVSEATIKAHVTAIFRKLGVRTRTQAALLLQQLESISHS
- a CDS encoding LOG family protein, producing MPDQPNDLLTRHFPENGADLTQQVEAQLNLIAPSSPNIPLYRDMILTVLRMAQDDRDRWNAKITLKAINELDHAFRVLEQFKGRRKVTVFGSARTPVESPLYALAREVGAALARSDLMVITGGGGGIMAAAHEGAGLAHSLGFNITLPFEQHANPTIDGTDNLLSFHFFFTRKLFFVKEADGLVLCPGGFGTLDEALEVLTLIQTGKSPLVPVVLLDEPGGGFWQGALDFIRSQLEANRYILPTDLKLVRLVHSAEEAVNEINQFYANFHSTRWLKRQFVVRMNHPLSERALAHIQTEFADLRLSDDFQQSAYGGEEHDEARFSHLTRLVFNFTGRNQGRLRELVDYINLPENWAQAQGKTQQRLTPEPA
- a CDS encoding CinA family protein, which encodes MKEITQLAAELGRRLQVLNAHVTTAESCTGGGIAEAITRIPGSSAWFEAGYVTYSNRQKTRQLNVPQGLFPKVGAVSREVVEAMARGAQEKSLARFAVAVSGVAGPDGGSPDKPVGTVWLAWGVGEEVTAECQHFPGNRDEVRRQTVKAALEGLLRRAAAEIENQG
- the recA gene encoding recombinase RecA — its product is MDDNKKKALAAALGQIERQFGKGAVMRMGDHDRQAIPAISTGSLGLDIALGIGGLPKGRIVEIYGPESSGKTTLTLSVIAQAQKMGATCAFVDAEHALDPEYAGKLGVNVDDLLVSQPDTGEQALEITDMLVRSNAIDVIVVDSVAALVPKAEIEGEMGDMHVGLQARLMSQALRKITGNIKNANCLVIFINQIRMKIGVMFGSPETTTGGNALKFYASVRLDIRRTGAVKEGDEVVGSETRVKVVKNKVAPPFRQAEFQILYGKGIYLNGEMIDLGVLHGFVEKSGAWYAYNGSKIGQGKANSAKFLQDNPDIAATLEKQIRDKLLTPAPDVKAAANREPVDDMAEADADI
- a CDS encoding PA3611 family quorum-sensing-regulated virulence factor; the protein is MLRLMLRLAAPTVALALVLPLGAQAASLVELQMNKKLQSVAAESNKDLPREIDEQTLEVAYTVEGMHLIDHLSVLPERAEQMRANPKAVYFQLGQSVCLNKGYRELMAKGAVMRYEITENKTNRPVASVKFVEADCPAPAKKKK
- a CDS encoding tRNA-uridine aminocarboxypropyltransferase, encoding MSHAVFRLRTQRLARAVSPFVARGSRAERCPRCRVIPEYCLCAWRPKVAAKSAMCLLMHDVEPMKPSNTGWLIADVIDDTSAFPWARTAVEPELLALLADPQWQPYIVFPGEFVAPQRVVNEVKVADGKRPLFILLDGTWSEARKMFRKSPYLEHLPVLSLEPEQLSRYKLRRSKRDDHFCTAEVAALCLELAEDQQASEVLDAYLDVFSTHYLAAKFQLALDPTDSVHTRLAPYL
- a CDS encoding lysis system i-spanin subunit Rz, with protein sequence MQLSWRMLAAALLMLIPAAASWQVQAWRHGLAFERQAARHSQVLNQQSQAALVQHQAEQRKRQVLEQQLRASDQQHTRELSDAQRNQVYLRDRLATADVRLSVLLDATDPGDSPAMPATTATRSVVHGAPRGRLDPAHAQRIIGITDAGDNGLIALRACQAYVRGVAR
- a CDS encoding tail protein X, translating into MRRVRSIAGDSVNLLLYRELGRCDDAAEETLWRLNPGLAEHGPVLPAGVWVIVPEMDTKPGVATPVSAWD
- the recX gene encoding recombination regulator RecX gives rise to the protein MTVVLDTLVAVRRTAMDLLARREHGRVELTRKLRQRGAPPEMIETALDRLTEEGLLSEARYLESFVSYRARSGYGPARIREELSQRGLQRADIDLALRECGISWQTQLEDTWRRKFAGHLPIDARERAKQGRFLSYRGFSMEMISRLLSGRDLDD
- a CDS encoding glycoside hydrolase family 19 protein — encoded protein: MTLTQLQQILPNARAQAGVFLSALNAAMLHHRITAPKRMAAFIAQVGHESSELRYVRELGGEQYLSKYDTGTLAARLGNSPEADGDGQKFRGRGLIQITGRRNYLACSRALFGDERLLHFPELLEQPQWAAESAAWFWLSNGLNELADQDQFTAITRRINGGLNGLEHRQQLWAKARAVLCN
- a CDS encoding phage tail protein, with protein sequence MRQQMVLGDFIFGLSRGFAYSTLQRSSDGGWGDLEIIASKPQSRQNGQKLEKLTFAGAATAAVGMQRLDQLRALQDARAPLPLVDGIGRNWGLWRITAVIENQANVIDDGTAMVISWSLVLEEFVNA